Genomic DNA from Bacillota bacterium:
AAGACCCTGCGCGCAACGGCGCTTGGTCGCACGCCTTTCACCATCAATGACCCGGGCAAGCTCGACTCGCTGGCGGCCTCGCTCGGAGTAGGCGGCGCGGACAGGGCCGCCAAAGCGGTGGCTGTGGCGGACACGGTCCTCGCGTCGATCAACCAGGACTCAGACGAGGCGTCGCTGATGGTCGAGAAGTTCGCCCCCGAGGGACGGAAGAACGTATGGCGGGAATTGGGGATCCTGCCGGGCGGGCCGGCGCACGAGGTGATTGAATCTACCACGAGGTCTATGACCAACATCGACGGCGACTGGATTTCGCTAGCGAAGACCGGTCTCCGCCTCGGGATCGCCAGCACGTACGGCGCGCTCGTGCCGCTCGAGTGGATCCAGGACATACTGTTCGGCACCCCAACGCCTCACGAGGCGTTCGTCGACCTGGGGGTGCTCGACCCCGAGTTCGTGAACATACTGCCAAACGGCCACGAGCCGTTCATCGGGGCGGCGCTGATAGAGGTGGCGAAGAGGCCCGAAAACCGGGAAAAGGCGCGGATGGCCGGGGCGAAGGGCATCCACGTGGTGGGCTCGATCGAGACCGGCCAGGAGCTCATGCAGCGGTTCCAGTGCGACGACGTGTTCGTGGGTCTCACGGGTAACTGGATGAACCAGGAGTACGTCCTGGCCACTGGCGCGGTCGACCTGTTCGCCATGGACATGAACTGCTCGGTGCAGACGCTCAAGGAGTTCGCGGACAGGTACGGCGCCACGCTCGTCTCGGTATCGAGGCTCGTGAACATCACCGGCGTCCCGAAACACATCGACTATCAGCCGGAGAAGGTCGACGCTCAGGCACAGAAGCTCATCGACCTCGCTATCGAGAACTTCGGCAGGCGGCGCGGCAGGCCGGCGAGGACAGGGTTCCCGCGCAGGAAGATCGTCACCGGGTTTTCGACCGAGGCGGTCCTGCAGGCGCTCGGAGGGACGCTCGACCCGCTCCTCGGCGCTATCAAGGACGGTTCGGTCAAGGGCGTTGTCGCGCTGGTCAGCTGCACCACCTTCAAGAACGGCGCCCACGACGAGATAACCGTCGCGGTGGCGAAAGAACTCATCAAGCGGAACATGCTCGTCATATCGGGCGGCTGCGGGAACGCCGCCTGCCAGGTGGCGGGCCTGAACTCCATGGAGGCCCAGGAACTGGCGGGCGAACGGCTGCGCGGCCTGTGCAAGGCGCTTGGAGTACCGCCCGTGCTGTCGTTCGGCACCTGCACAGACGTCGGGCGCATGGCGATGCTCGTCGGCGCTGTGGCGGGCGCGCTGGGTGTCGACACGCCCGCGCTTCCCGTCGCCGTGACTGCGCCCCAGTACATGGAACAGAAGGCGACGATCGATGCGTTCGGAGCCGTGGCGCTCGGACTGTACACCCATGTCTCCCCGGTCCCTCCGGTCACCGGGTCCGAGGACGTGGTGAGGCTACTTACCAGGGACGTCGAGGCGCTCACGGGTGGGAAACTCGCCGTCGAATCCGATCCGGTCGCGGCCGTCGACGGGATCGAGGCGCACGTAAACTCGAAGAGGAAGTCACTCGGGCTGGACTGAGCCTCCGGGCGAGTAGCGGGAGGAGGGCCTGCTGATGAAATTCAACGTGCTCGTAATCAAGGCGCTCAATCCGAAGCGCCAGTAACGCGGGGGTTGACCTATCCATAGGTTCTGAGAAGGGGTCCGCTCGCGCGGACCCCTTCTGTACACCTCAGGATCGGAGGAGGAAACGCGCCAGGCCGGCCATCAGGAGCAGGCCGGCGATCCCGACGGACGGGTACAGGAACCGTACCACGTTGGTGAACCCCACGGATGCCAGGGCCACGGCGGCAGTGGAGGTCAGCACCGCGGCGCGGCGGCCGCGAGGGGACTCGGGGGTCGTTAGGCGTGACACGAACCCGTACAGTGCGGATATCGCTGTGGTGTAGATCGCGGCCAGTACCACGACGGCGTACAGCGCTCTCGCGAGGGGGTGAATAGCCCCGGCCACAAACAGCATCGGGACGCCGTATGCGGCCGCCGCGGGCAGGTGCGAACTCACCGAAACGAACGTCGCCACAGCCGCGGCGCCGAGCCCCGCTCCGCCGACCGTGGCCCCGCGAATCGCGTCCTCGCGCGAGGCCAGCGCGGCCCCGAGCGGTGAGAGCACAGCCACCGTAAGCACGATGTTGTACGAGGCATACACTACGGCCGATAACGGCCAGGACGGGATAACGGCCGAGGACGGGCTTCGCCAGACCTCCGGCCGCAGGAAGTAGCCGGTCCGCAGCCCGGATACGACACCGAAAACGACCATCGCCGCGAACATCAGCGGCACGAGGAACGCCATCGAATCGACGATCCCCCGCAACCCCAGGAGGACCGTGACCGCAGACGCAACCGTCATCAGGATGGCGCCTGCGAACGGCTGCCAGCCGAGCTGCTCGCTCATGAGCGCGCCCGATCCCGCGACCATAGACACCAGGCCGCCGAACATGAAGAACGTGATGAGGTAGTCGACGGCGCGACCGGCGAGCCCTCCCATCGAACGATTGAGGACGTCCCGGTAGGAAAGCGCGCCGGAGCGCCTGCCCAGTTCCATCACGGCATACCCGAAAACCCCGAGGAGCAGCGTGGCGAGGGCCACTCCCCACGTCCCCACCGGGCCGAAGTAGCAGAAGAACTGGAGGATCTCCTGGCCGGTCGCGAATCCCGCCCCCATTGCAGTGCCGATGTACGTCGCGCCCACCTGGTACGGAGTAACCGAGAGAACCCTGTTCTTCACGCCGGATGCCCCTCTTCCCCGCGCTGCCTGGTATTAGCCTACGCGGCTCGCCGTCAGGTCATCCAGCGCGCTGGGGCGCGCCTTATGTCGATAACCGTGTGGGGAGCGCCCTCCCCCAACGACACGTTTCTCCGGACAGGCCCGGATACAATCCTGTATAGGGCCTCCCCGGAGGCCCCACACATCAGGACCAAGGAGGAGAGGCGTGTGCGAAGGTGGTTATCCCTGTTGCTCGTGCTCTTCTTGGTGCTCGGCCAGGCTGCGGGCGTATCCGCAAAGGTCATTGACAGCGAGCACGAAGAGGGCGCGTACTGGAAGGAGGTCCCGGACTACACGGAGCGGCCGACGAGGCCGTACCCCAGTTACACCTACTACTCGGAACTGCCCGCCATTCTGCGCGACATCGACACGAGGAGCAACCGCGTCAAAGTGGAGGTGATGGGTCATTCGGCGCTGGGTCGCGATATGTTCCTGGTCACCGTAAGTGACCCGACCGCATTGGGACGCCTCGGCCACTACCAGGCGTTCCGCCACACGATGCTGAAGGACCCCGATAAGGCGCAGGCAATGCTCGAAAAGGGCGACGATTTCAAGGTCCCCATATTCATCAACGCGAGCATACACGGGGGAGAAACGCCCGGAGTCGACGCGGCCCTGCGGATGCTGCGGCGCCTCGCGTTCGACGATGACGAAGAGGTCCGCAAGATCCTGGACAACACGATCGTCCTCATCAACATCGTGCAGAACCCCGATGGACGGATAATCGACACGCGCCCGAACGGGAACGGTTTCGACTGCAACCGCGATTTCATCACGCTGTCGCAGCCGGAGTCGAGGGCGACCGCCGCGGCGATCGTCAAGTGGAAGCCGATGATATTCCTCGACCTCCACGGGTTCGTCAATCCAATGCTGATCGAGCCGTGCACGGTCCCCCACAACCCCAACTACGAATACGACCTGTACATCAAGTGGGCGCTCGAGCAGGCCGAGGCCATGAGGACCTCGGTGGAGGCCAACACCCCGTTCCAGGCCGAAATACCATACCTCGACTACGGCGAGGGTTGGGACGACTACCCCCCGATATTCACGCCCATGTACGCGATGTACCACGGCTCCATCGGCCACACGCTTGAAACCCCCAAGAAAACCGAGGATGGCGTGAACGCCCACTACTACGCCATCATGGCCGCCGCACGCTTCGCCGCCGAAAACAAGGTCGCCATGTTCAACGACCAGATAGAGGTGTTCCGCCGCGGGATTGAACGCGTTGTGCAACCCGACATGCAATTCCCATACGCCTACGTCATCCCCGCCGATCCCGCCAACCAGAAGGACCCGGTTCAAGCGGCCCGCGCCGTCGAGCACCTTCTCTTCAACGGTATCGAGGTGCAGCAGGCAAAGAAGTCGTTCGTCGCCGGCGGCAGGCAGTATCCGGCGGGCACGTTCGTGGTGCCCATGAATCAGCCGTTGAGGGCCC
This window encodes:
- the cooS gene encoding anaerobic carbon-monoxide dehydrogenase catalytic subunit; translation: MLDKVSVHESINAMHDHVRSDGLKPIADRFDEQEKVRCRTFCERGLSCQLCSNGPCRIIPGKVERGVCGIDGNGLVMRNLVHKLNMGISAYTYHCKEAAKTLRATALGRTPFTINDPGKLDSLAASLGVGGADRAAKAVAVADTVLASINQDSDEASLMVEKFAPEGRKNVWRELGILPGGPAHEVIESTTRSMTNIDGDWISLAKTGLRLGIASTYGALVPLEWIQDILFGTPTPHEAFVDLGVLDPEFVNILPNGHEPFIGAALIEVAKRPENREKARMAGAKGIHVVGSIETGQELMQRFQCDDVFVGLTGNWMNQEYVLATGAVDLFAMDMNCSVQTLKEFADRYGATLVSVSRLVNITGVPKHIDYQPEKVDAQAQKLIDLAIENFGRRRGRPARTGFPRRKIVTGFSTEAVLQALGGTLDPLLGAIKDGSVKGVVALVSCTTFKNGAHDEITVAVAKELIKRNMLVISGGCGNAACQVAGLNSMEAQELAGERLRGLCKALGVPPVLSFGTCTDVGRMAMLVGAVAGALGVDTPALPVAVTAPQYMEQKATIDAFGAVALGLYTHVSPVPPVTGSEDVVRLLTRDVEALTGGKLAVESDPVAAVDGIEAHVNSKRKSLGLD